Proteins encoded in a region of the Ralstonia pseudosolanacearum genome:
- a CDS encoding PhoH family protein: MPLPTMPTQPAQLLDPAEFKPFGKAARPKAGQEPRKPVPALEREALSETGRAQPKRSPAQARLGEASPMAKDDARQRPTVIAKAVDKVGATGKSTETAARRRARRDDGPTKLFVLDTNVLMHDPSSLFRFEEHDVYLPMMTLEELDNHKKGMSEVARNARAVSRTLDQLVAGTDGVMEDGLPLAKLGNRDAQGHLFFQTRLNDIKLPDGLPQGKADNQILGVVSALQQQRPDRHVVLVSKDINMRIKARALGLPAEDYFNDRVLEDTDLLYSGVMSLPADFWQKHGKNIESWQDPKVGTTFYRLSGPLVPSFLVNQFVFLEPNDGSLPLYAQVKELNGKTAVLQTLKDYTHQKNNVWGVTARNREQNFALNLLMHPEIDFVSLLGQAGTGKTLLALAAGLEQVLDQKLYNEIIITRATVPVGEDIGFLPGTEEEKMQPWMGAFDDNLEVLQKSDDNAGEWGRAATQELIRSRIKVKSMNFMRGRTFVNKFLIIDEAQNLTPKQMKTLVTRAGPGTKIVCLGNIAQIDTPYLTEGSSGLTYVVDRFKGWSHGGHITLARGERSRLADHASDVL; this comes from the coding sequence ATGCCGCTGCCGACCATGCCCACCCAGCCAGCCCAGCTGCTCGACCCGGCTGAATTCAAGCCTTTCGGCAAAGCCGCAAGGCCCAAGGCGGGTCAGGAGCCTCGAAAACCGGTGCCCGCCCTTGAGCGCGAAGCCCTGTCCGAAACCGGCCGCGCACAACCCAAACGCAGCCCCGCCCAGGCCCGCCTCGGCGAGGCGTCGCCCATGGCCAAGGACGACGCGCGCCAACGCCCCACCGTCATCGCCAAGGCCGTCGACAAGGTCGGCGCGACGGGCAAATCGACCGAAACCGCCGCCCGCCGCCGGGCGCGCCGCGACGATGGGCCGACCAAGCTCTTCGTGCTGGACACCAACGTGCTGATGCACGATCCGTCCTCGCTGTTCCGCTTCGAGGAACACGACGTCTATCTGCCCATGATGACGCTGGAGGAACTGGACAACCACAAGAAGGGCATGAGCGAAGTCGCGCGCAACGCCCGCGCGGTCAGCCGCACGCTCGACCAGTTGGTGGCCGGCACCGACGGCGTGATGGAGGACGGCCTGCCGCTGGCCAAGCTGGGCAACCGCGACGCGCAGGGCCACCTGTTCTTCCAGACCCGCCTGAACGACATCAAGCTGCCCGACGGCCTGCCGCAAGGCAAGGCGGACAACCAGATCCTGGGCGTGGTGTCCGCGCTGCAGCAGCAGCGCCCCGACCGCCATGTCGTGCTGGTGTCGAAAGACATCAACATGCGGATCAAAGCGCGCGCCCTCGGCCTGCCGGCGGAGGACTACTTCAACGACCGCGTGCTGGAAGACACCGACCTGCTCTACAGCGGCGTGATGTCCCTGCCCGCCGACTTCTGGCAAAAGCACGGCAAGAACATCGAAAGCTGGCAAGACCCGAAGGTCGGCACGACGTTCTACCGGCTGTCGGGCCCGCTGGTGCCCTCGTTCCTGGTCAACCAGTTCGTCTTCCTGGAGCCCAACGACGGCAGCCTGCCGCTGTACGCACAGGTCAAGGAGCTCAACGGCAAGACTGCCGTGCTGCAGACGCTGAAGGACTACACGCATCAGAAGAACAACGTCTGGGGCGTGACCGCGCGCAACCGCGAGCAGAACTTCGCGCTCAACCTGCTGATGCATCCCGAGATCGATTTCGTCTCGCTGCTGGGCCAGGCCGGCACCGGCAAGACGCTGCTCGCGCTCGCTGCCGGGCTCGAGCAGGTGCTCGACCAGAAGCTCTACAACGAGATCATCATCACGCGGGCCACGGTGCCGGTGGGCGAAGACATCGGCTTCCTGCCGGGCACGGAGGAAGAAAAGATGCAGCCCTGGATGGGCGCCTTCGACGACAACCTCGAGGTGCTGCAGAAATCCGACGACAACGCCGGCGAATGGGGCCGCGCGGCGACCCAGGAGCTGATCCGCTCGCGCATCAAGGTCAAGAGCATGAACTTCATGCGCGGCCGCACCTTCGTCAACAAGTTCCTGATCATCGACGAAGCCCAGAACCTGACGCCCAAGCAGATGAAGACCCTGGTCACGCGTGCGGGCCCGGGCACCAAGATCGTGTGCCTGGGGAACATCGCGCAGATCGACACGCCCTACCTCACCGAAGGGTCATCGGGCCTGACCTACGTGGTGGACCGCTTCAAGGGCTGGAGCCATGGCGGCCACATCACGCTGGCGCGCGGCGAACGCTCGCGCCTGGCGGATCACGCGTCGGACGTGCTCTAG
- a CDS encoding bifunctional UDP-4-keto-pentose/UDP-xylose synthase, with product MKKVLILGVNGFIGHHLSKRILESTDPEISQWEVYGMDMQTERLGDLVNHPRMHFFEGDITINKEWVEYHVRKCDVILPLVAIATPSTYVKAPLRVFELDFEANLPIVRSAAKYGKHLVFPSTSEVYGMCGDDEFDPEASPLVYGPINKPRWIYACSKQLMDRVIWGYGMEGLNFTLFRPFNWIGPGLDSIHTPKEGSSRVVTQFLGHIVRGENIQLVDGGQQKRAFTNVDDGIDALVRIIANKDGVASGKIYNIGNPSNNYSVRELAEMMLKKAGTIAEYKENAQKVKLVETTSGAYYGKGYQDVQNRVPKIANTMEELGWKPTTTMEDTLANIFEAYREHAAEARSLVD from the coding sequence ATGAAGAAAGTACTGATCCTCGGCGTCAACGGCTTTATCGGCCACCACCTGTCCAAGCGCATCCTGGAGAGCACGGACCCGGAAATCTCCCAGTGGGAGGTCTATGGCATGGACATGCAGACCGAGCGCCTGGGCGACCTGGTCAACCATCCGCGCATGCACTTCTTTGAAGGCGACATCACCATCAACAAGGAGTGGGTGGAATACCACGTGCGCAAGTGCGACGTGATCCTGCCGCTGGTGGCCATCGCCACGCCGTCGACCTACGTCAAGGCGCCGCTGCGCGTGTTCGAGCTGGACTTCGAGGCCAACCTGCCGATCGTCCGCTCCGCCGCCAAGTACGGCAAGCACCTGGTGTTCCCGTCGACCTCCGAGGTCTACGGCATGTGCGGCGACGACGAATTCGACCCGGAAGCCTCGCCGCTGGTCTACGGCCCGATCAACAAGCCGCGCTGGATCTACGCCTGCTCCAAGCAGCTGATGGACCGCGTGATCTGGGGCTACGGCATGGAAGGCCTGAACTTCACGCTGTTCCGCCCGTTCAACTGGATCGGCCCGGGCCTGGACTCGATCCACACCCCGAAGGAAGGCTCGTCGCGCGTGGTCACGCAGTTCCTCGGCCACATCGTGCGCGGCGAGAACATCCAACTGGTCGACGGCGGCCAGCAGAAGCGCGCCTTCACCAATGTCGATGACGGCATCGACGCGCTGGTGCGCATCATCGCCAACAAGGACGGCGTCGCCTCGGGCAAGATCTACAACATCGGCAACCCGTCGAACAACTACTCGGTGCGCGAACTGGCCGAGATGATGCTGAAGAAGGCCGGCACCATCGCTGAGTACAAGGAAAACGCCCAGAAGGTCAAGCTGGTGGAAACGACCTCGGGCGCCTACTACGGCAAGGGCTACCAGGACGTGCAGAACCGCGTGCCGAAGATCGCCAACACCATGGAAGAACTCGGCTGGAAGCCGACCACCACCATGGAAGACACCCTGGCGAACATCTTCGAAGCCTACCGCGAGCACGCCGCCGAGGCGCGCAGCCTGGTCGACTGA
- a CDS encoding patatin-like phospholipase family protein, translating into MIKNFFKDFSDIDVLAFAGGGNRCFWQAGGVACFLDKGLPLPATLIGTSAGAAMAASCMTIGPEAALGTCTRLFAKNQRMFHWPAMARMKLHFAHQQTYPDWIASIVNADTFPSLKQAKQKLLVAVSRPATLLGKHGSIVAATLAYIVDKKIAHSIHPRLPRYLGLRQQFYDLQHCTSVLAAQELLNASAAAPPLTHSVRLDGQWAFDGGYVDNAPVPPQSAEEQARTLVLLTRHYPDQPECFRQNGRVYWQPSQRIPVSTWDCTGKSTVKAAFELGYADARRRLGADAV; encoded by the coding sequence ATGATCAAGAACTTTTTCAAGGATTTTTCAGATATCGACGTTCTGGCGTTTGCCGGCGGAGGCAACCGCTGCTTCTGGCAAGCCGGGGGCGTCGCCTGTTTCCTCGACAAGGGCCTGCCGCTGCCCGCGACGCTGATCGGCACGAGCGCGGGTGCCGCCATGGCGGCATCGTGCATGACGATTGGGCCCGAGGCCGCGCTGGGCACCTGCACCCGCCTGTTCGCGAAGAACCAACGCATGTTCCACTGGCCTGCGATGGCCCGCATGAAGCTGCACTTCGCCCACCAGCAGACGTATCCGGACTGGATCGCCTCCATCGTCAACGCCGACACCTTCCCCAGCCTGAAGCAGGCGAAGCAGAAACTGCTGGTCGCCGTGTCGCGGCCGGCCACGCTGCTCGGCAAGCACGGCAGCATCGTCGCCGCCACGCTGGCCTACATCGTGGACAAGAAAATCGCCCACAGCATCCATCCGCGCCTGCCGCGGTACCTGGGCCTGCGCCAGCAGTTCTACGACCTCCAGCACTGCACGTCCGTGCTGGCAGCGCAAGAGCTGCTCAACGCTTCGGCCGCCGCCCCGCCGCTCACGCACTCGGTGCGGCTCGACGGCCAGTGGGCCTTCGACGGTGGCTACGTGGACAACGCGCCGGTCCCCCCCCAGAGCGCCGAAGAGCAGGCACGCACCCTGGTGCTGCTGACCCGCCATTACCCGGACCAGCCCGAATGCTTCCGCCAGAACGGTCGCGTCTACTGGCAGCCGAGCCAACGGATCCCCGTGTCCACCTGGGACTGCACGGGCAAGTCGACGGTGAAGGCCGCGTTCGAACTCGGCTACGCCGATGCGCGCCGACGCCTCGGCGCCGACGCCGTGTGA
- a CDS encoding formyltransferase codes for MTRRAVVFAYHNVGVRCLRVLAARGIQVELVVTHEDSATENIWFGSVRATAQELGIPFVTPEDARGEDLFARIAAIAPDFIFSFYYRHMIPVRLLGLARHGAFNMHGSLLPKYRGRVPTNWAVLHGETESGATLHEMVEKPDAGYLVDQTIVPILPDDTAHEVFEKTTVAAEQTLWRVLPDMIAGRIPQRPNRLEDGSYFGGRKPEDGRIDWSRPAQQVYNLVRAVAPPYPGAFTDAGGERYIVARARLARPSFSNLPPGLHVVDNAMFGVCGDGGAIAIHELWRVEPQAPSTTSVVTAQQLANRLALSCS; via the coding sequence ATGACGCGGCGCGCGGTCGTCTTTGCGTACCACAACGTCGGCGTGCGCTGCCTGCGCGTGCTGGCCGCGCGCGGCATCCAGGTCGAGCTGGTGGTCACGCACGAGGACAGCGCCACCGAGAACATCTGGTTCGGCAGCGTGCGCGCCACCGCACAGGAACTCGGCATCCCCTTCGTCACGCCGGAAGACGCGCGCGGCGAAGACCTGTTCGCCCGCATCGCCGCCATCGCGCCGGATTTCATTTTCTCGTTCTACTACCGGCACATGATCCCGGTGCGCCTGCTCGGCCTGGCCAGGCACGGCGCGTTCAACATGCACGGCTCGCTGCTGCCGAAGTACCGCGGCCGCGTACCGACCAACTGGGCCGTCCTGCACGGCGAGACCGAAAGCGGCGCCACCCTGCACGAAATGGTCGAAAAGCCGGATGCCGGCTATCTCGTCGACCAGACCATCGTGCCGATCCTGCCGGACGACACGGCCCACGAAGTCTTCGAAAAGACGACCGTGGCGGCCGAACAGACGCTCTGGCGCGTGCTGCCGGACATGATCGCCGGCCGGATTCCGCAGCGCCCCAACCGGCTCGAAGACGGCAGCTACTTCGGCGGCCGCAAGCCCGAAGACGGCCGCATCGACTGGTCCCGGCCCGCCCAGCAGGTCTACAACCTCGTGCGCGCCGTGGCGCCGCCCTATCCGGGCGCCTTCACGGACGCCGGCGGTGAACGCTACATCGTCGCGCGGGCCCGCCTGGCGCGACCGTCCTTCTCGAATTTGCCCCCAGGGTTGCACGTCGTGGATAATGCGATGTTTGGCGTGTGCGGCGATGGGGGAGCCATCGCCATCCACGAGCTCTGGCGCGTCGAGCCCCAGGCGCCGTCCACGACCTCGGTCGTGACTGCGCAGCAGCTCGCCAACCGGCTCGCCCTCTCCTGTTCTTGA
- a CDS encoding C40 family peptidase, producing MPNRHGSPRSSTQWAGLAIIALACLLSACSSAPTRSLTSRDTSGQRTHGAAINDPSAGLEEISIEAMALVGTPYRYGGNTPNSGFDCSGLVRYVVQRAASVNLPRTAAEMGTRGFALERRDVASGDLVFFNTTGRPNSHVGIYVGQNRFVHAPATGGTVRLEDMSKRYWASRYMGARRVVAVSNLPDLPASPATATATATQSIAAGAAAPAAAPAHANDDDPLATLARARGTEASPLMSTRNAAPVAVPPPDDDPIARFATQ from the coding sequence ATGCCGAACCGGCACGGTTCTCCGCGCAGCAGCACGCAGTGGGCGGGCCTCGCGATCATCGCACTGGCCTGCCTGCTGTCCGCCTGCTCCTCCGCGCCCACCCGATCCCTCACCTCGCGTGACACATCGGGGCAGCGCACGCACGGTGCGGCGATCAACGATCCGAGCGCCGGGCTGGAAGAAATCTCCATCGAAGCGATGGCACTGGTCGGCACGCCGTACCGCTACGGCGGCAACACGCCCAACAGCGGCTTCGACTGCAGCGGACTGGTGCGCTACGTCGTGCAGCGCGCCGCCTCGGTCAACCTGCCGCGCACGGCAGCGGAAATGGGCACGCGCGGCTTCGCGCTCGAGCGCCGCGACGTCGCCTCAGGTGACCTGGTCTTCTTCAACACCACCGGCCGGCCGAATTCACACGTCGGCATCTATGTGGGCCAGAACCGCTTCGTGCATGCGCCGGCCACCGGCGGCACCGTCCGGCTGGAAGACATGAGCAAGCGCTACTGGGCGAGCCGCTACATGGGCGCGCGCCGCGTGGTCGCGGTCAGCAACCTGCCCGACTTGCCCGCATCCCCCGCCACCGCCACCGCCACCGCCACGCAGAGCATCGCCGCCGGTGCAGCCGCCCCCGCCGCCGCACCAGCCCACGCGAACGACGACGACCCGCTTGCCACACTGGCGCGCGCCCGCGGCACGGAAGCCTCGCCCCTGATGTCGACGCGCAACGCTGCACCGGTTGCCGTGCCGCCCCCGGACGACGACCCGATCGCCCGCTTCGCCACGCAATAA
- a CDS encoding peroxiredoxin — MPVTLDQPLPDFSAPATSGLTFSLAGQRGKVVVLYFYPKDNTPGCTTEAMNFRDQYDAFEAADAVVFGISRDSLKSHENFKAKLELPFELLSDADEAVCALFDTIKMKKMYGKDVRGIERSTFLIDRKGVLRQEWRGVKVPNHVDDVLGAVRAL, encoded by the coding sequence ATGCCCGTCACGCTCGACCAGCCTCTCCCCGATTTCTCCGCGCCGGCCACCAGTGGCCTCACGTTCTCGCTGGCCGGGCAGCGCGGCAAGGTCGTGGTGCTGTATTTCTACCCGAAGGACAACACGCCCGGCTGCACCACCGAGGCCATGAACTTCCGTGACCAGTACGACGCATTCGAGGCCGCCGATGCCGTGGTGTTCGGCATCTCCCGCGACAGCCTGAAGTCGCACGAGAACTTCAAGGCCAAGCTGGAACTGCCCTTCGAGCTGCTCTCCGATGCCGACGAGGCAGTCTGCGCGCTCTTCGACACCATCAAGATGAAGAAGATGTACGGCAAGGACGTCCGGGGTATCGAGCGCAGCACCTTCCTGATCGACCGCAAGGGCGTGCTGCGCCAGGAATGGCGCGGCGTCAAAGTGCCCAACCACGTGGACGACGTGCTGGGGGCGGTCCGCGCGCTGTAA
- a CDS encoding glycosyltransferase: protein MKTPALSVVIPVYNEEEGLAALFARLYPALDALGISYEVVFVNDGSRDRSAALLAEQFRARPDSTRVVLFNGNYGQHMAILAGFEHARGDRVITLDADLQNPPEEIGRLVAKLDEGYDYVGTIRRNRQDTWFRRTASRAMNSLRERITHIKMTDQGCMLRAYSRPIVDTINRCREVNTFIPALGYTFAKNPTEIEVDHEERFAGESKYSLYKLIRLNFDLVTGFSVVPLQWFSAIGMLLSFASAVLFVLLVVRRFILGAEVQGVFTLFAITFFLMGVLLFGIGLLGEYIGRIYQQVRERPRYLVQGVLEETSNLHEAGAADLNVSKAQRGAA from the coding sequence ATGAAGACACCCGCTCTCTCGGTCGTCATTCCCGTCTACAACGAGGAAGAGGGGCTCGCCGCCCTGTTCGCGCGCCTGTATCCCGCCCTCGATGCACTCGGCATCTCGTACGAGGTCGTGTTCGTCAACGACGGCAGCCGGGACCGCTCCGCCGCCCTGCTCGCCGAGCAGTTCCGCGCGCGGCCGGACAGCACCCGCGTGGTGCTATTCAACGGCAACTACGGCCAGCACATGGCCATCCTGGCCGGCTTCGAGCACGCCCGCGGCGATCGCGTCATCACGCTGGACGCCGACCTGCAGAACCCGCCCGAAGAGATCGGCCGCCTGGTCGCCAAGCTCGACGAAGGCTACGACTACGTCGGCACCATCCGCCGCAACCGGCAGGACACCTGGTTCCGCCGCACCGCGTCGCGCGCCATGAACTCGCTGCGCGAGCGCATCACGCACATCAAGATGACCGACCAGGGCTGCATGCTGCGCGCCTACAGCCGCCCCATCGTCGACACCATCAACCGCTGCCGCGAAGTCAACACCTTCATCCCGGCGCTGGGCTACACCTTCGCCAAGAACCCGACCGAGATCGAAGTCGACCACGAAGAGCGCTTCGCGGGCGAATCCAAGTACTCGCTCTACAAGCTGATCCGCCTGAACTTCGACCTGGTGACGGGCTTCTCGGTGGTGCCGCTGCAGTGGTTCTCGGCGATCGGCATGCTGCTGTCGTTCGCCTCGGCGGTACTGTTCGTCCTGCTGGTCGTGCGCCGCTTCATCCTCGGCGCGGAAGTCCAGGGCGTGTTCACGCTGTTCGCCATCACGTTCTTCCTGATGGGCGTGCTGCTGTTCGGCATCGGGCTGTTGGGCGAGTACATCGGCCGGATCTACCAGCAGGTGCGCGAGCGTCCACGCTACCTGGTGCAGGGCGTGCTGGAAGAGACGTCCAACCTGCACGAGGCCGGCGCCGCCGACCTGAACGTGTCCAAGGCGCAGCGGGGCGCGGCATGA
- a CDS encoding acyl-CoA thioesterase codes for MNRGSNAPLKKRILFSDCDPFGHLYNTRYLDYFLDAREEHVAANYPVLHAALQSRETNWVIVSNDVRYVSAAKLGEVVSIASAIVRFTRNSALLEITMRNDGGLKAMMWSWLRHVDLRRGIVVNHTEAIQHFLQSVCLPTDCTTVDQRLRELQMAKAAAEGTPA; via the coding sequence GTGAACCGAGGATCCAACGCCCCCCTCAAAAAGCGCATCCTGTTCTCCGACTGCGACCCCTTCGGCCACCTCTATAACACGCGCTACCTCGACTACTTCCTCGATGCCCGCGAGGAACACGTGGCCGCCAACTACCCGGTGCTGCATGCGGCGCTGCAGTCGCGCGAGACGAACTGGGTGATCGTCTCGAACGATGTGCGCTACGTGTCGGCCGCGAAGCTGGGCGAGGTGGTGAGCATCGCCAGCGCCATCGTCCGCTTCACCCGCAACTCGGCCTTGCTGGAGATCACGATGCGGAACGACGGCGGGCTCAAGGCGATGATGTGGTCGTGGTTACGCCACGTGGACCTGCGGCGCGGCATCGTCGTCAACCACACCGAAGCGATCCAGCACTTCCTGCAATCGGTCTGCCTGCCGACCGACTGCACGACGGTCGATCAACGTTTGCGAGAATTACAGATGGCCAAAGCGGCAGCAGAGGGCACCCCGGCATGA
- a CDS encoding SMR family transporter, translating to MNLVTFGLILTGVMLNACAQLLLKAGVNAIGRFAFSVENIVPIGIKLATQLPIIGGLTCYVISVVVWILGLSRVDVTIAYPMLSLGYVVNAILAWYLFGEVLSLQRLIGITIILIGVFVLARS from the coding sequence ATGAATCTCGTCACTTTCGGGCTGATCTTGACGGGCGTGATGCTCAACGCCTGCGCCCAATTGCTGCTGAAGGCGGGCGTCAACGCCATCGGTCGTTTCGCCTTCTCGGTGGAAAACATTGTGCCGATCGGCATCAAGCTTGCGACCCAGCTGCCCATCATCGGCGGGCTGACCTGCTACGTGATTTCCGTGGTGGTCTGGATTCTCGGGCTGTCGCGCGTGGATGTGACCATTGCGTATCCGATGCTGTCGCTGGGCTACGTGGTCAACGCGATCCTGGCGTGGTATCTCTTCGGAGAGGTGCTGTCGCTCCAGCGGCTGATCGGCATCACCATCATCCTGATCGGCGTGTTCGTGCTGGCGCGCTCCTGA
- a CDS encoding 4'-phosphopantetheinyl transferase family protein, with the protein MCHADESRDLPATRQACLSTDERNRLRDFVFDRDRRRYATTRLVVRDILSSCVALPPEDLRFVTDPYGRPHLVEQPPHPHGPITFNISHTVGLIAIAVRRGARIGIDVEPRDRAIDVARMSRFLSAVDLKTLAAVPPDRQRARFVDLWTLKESYIKARGLGLRLPLHRFGIDFPTPATVTMRFDGGVDDPSPAWHLWQFHLASGHALALCTDRDPAGAPALVVQEIDPLGARRDIDVTPVRQSPT; encoded by the coding sequence TTGTGCCACGCCGACGAATCGCGTGACCTCCCCGCGACGCGACAGGCGTGCCTGTCGACGGACGAGCGAAACCGCCTCCGGGATTTCGTCTTCGATCGCGACCGCCGGCGCTACGCCACGACACGTCTCGTGGTCCGGGACATCCTCTCCAGCTGCGTCGCCCTGCCCCCCGAAGACCTGCGCTTCGTTACCGACCCGTACGGCCGCCCCCACCTCGTGGAGCAACCGCCCCATCCCCACGGACCGATCACGTTCAACATCAGCCACACCGTCGGCCTCATCGCCATAGCAGTGCGGCGTGGCGCGCGGATCGGCATCGACGTCGAGCCACGCGACCGCGCCATCGACGTGGCGCGGATGAGCCGGTTCCTTTCGGCCGTGGATCTGAAGACCCTCGCCGCCGTGCCGCCCGACCGGCAGCGGGCGCGCTTCGTCGACCTCTGGACCCTGAAGGAGAGCTACATCAAAGCGCGGGGGCTGGGTCTTCGCCTGCCGCTTCACCGATTCGGCATCGACTTCCCCACCCCGGCTACCGTGACGATGCGCTTCGATGGCGGCGTGGACGACCCGTCGCCGGCCTGGCACCTCTGGCAGTTCCATCTTGCAAGCGGACACGCCCTGGCCCTCTGCACCGACCGCGATCCGGCCGGCGCCCCTGCCCTCGTAGTGCAGGAGATCGACCCGCTCGGGGCGCGCCGGGACATCGACGTCACACCCGTCCGGCAGTCGCCGACCTGA
- a CDS encoding 4-deoxy-4-formamido-L-arabinose-phosphoundecaprenol deformylase: MALIVLKIDVDTLRGTREGVPNLVRMLRAHEAGATFLFSLGPDHTGWALRRAFRPGFLKKISRTSVVEHYGLRTLMYGVLLPGPDIGRKAAAEMRAVAEAGFETGIHTWDHVRWQDNVRQRDAAWTARQMGAAHARFVQVFGKPPVTHGAAGWQMNDHAFRQIDTWGMAYASDGRGTHPYIPSLDGQPLKHVQLPTTLPTLDELIGVDGLTMDTVASHLLKMTASDRDQVFTLHAELEGQKLAPIFEALLRGWRAQGHRLASMGDYHATLDHRTLPVQPVTWGEIPGRSGSLIVQPA, translated from the coding sequence ATGGCCCTCATCGTCCTCAAGATCGACGTCGACACCCTGCGCGGCACGCGCGAAGGCGTGCCCAACCTCGTCCGCATGCTGCGCGCGCACGAGGCGGGCGCGACCTTCCTGTTCAGCCTGGGGCCCGACCACACCGGCTGGGCCCTGCGCCGGGCCTTCCGCCCCGGCTTCCTGAAAAAGATCTCGCGCACCTCCGTGGTCGAGCACTACGGCCTGCGCACGCTGATGTACGGCGTGCTCCTGCCCGGCCCCGACATCGGCCGCAAGGCCGCCGCCGAGATGCGCGCGGTTGCCGAGGCCGGCTTCGAGACCGGCATCCACACCTGGGATCACGTCCGCTGGCAGGACAACGTCCGCCAGCGCGACGCCGCCTGGACGGCCCGCCAGATGGGCGCCGCCCACGCGCGCTTCGTACAGGTCTTCGGCAAGCCGCCGGTCACGCACGGCGCCGCCGGCTGGCAGATGAACGACCACGCCTTCCGCCAGATCGACACCTGGGGCATGGCCTACGCTTCCGACGGCCGCGGCACGCATCCGTATATCCCGAGCCTCGACGGCCAGCCGCTCAAGCATGTGCAGCTGCCGACCACCCTGCCGACGCTGGACGAGCTCATCGGCGTGGATGGCCTGACGATGGACACCGTCGCTAGCCATCTCCTCAAGATGACGGCATCCGACCGCGACCAGGTATTTACCTTGCATGCGGAGCTTGAAGGGCAGAAACTCGCCCCGATCTTCGAAGCACTGCTGCGAGGCTGGCGTGCCCAGGGCCATCGACTGGCGTCGATGGGCGACTACCACGCGACGCTGGACCACCGCACGCTACCCGTGCAACCCGTCACGTGGGGCGAAATTCCGGGCCGCAGCGGCAGCCTGATCGTGCAGCCGGCCTGA
- a CDS encoding DegT/DnrJ/EryC1/StrS family aminotransferase, with protein MTQTNAVAEQPFLPFVRPTIDEATIAAVADVLRSGWITSGPKVAAFEAALSEYFGGRPVRTFANGTATMEVALRVAGIGPGDEVITTPISWVATSNVVLTVGARPVFVDIDPVTRNIDLDKIEAAITPRTRAIMPVYLSGLPVDMDRLYDIARRHKLRVVEDAAQAIGSRWSNQRIGQIGDLVSFSFQANKNITTIEGGALVLNTPEEAVLAEKYRLQGVVRTGFDGMEVDVVGGKFNLTDVNAAIGLGQFAQLEAITARRAALARRYFASMRAADIESFGIELPVEDFAHTNWHMFQIVLPLDRLKVDRAGFMAGLKAMGIGAGVHYPPIHLFKLYRELGWGPGMFPVAERIGRAIVTLPMFAAMEDSDVDRVVNAVRQLCIQYQ; from the coding sequence ATGACCCAAACCAACGCCGTCGCCGAACAACCGTTCCTGCCTTTCGTGCGCCCCACCATCGACGAGGCGACCATCGCCGCCGTGGCCGATGTGCTGCGCTCGGGCTGGATCACCTCGGGCCCCAAGGTCGCCGCGTTCGAAGCCGCGCTGTCGGAATACTTCGGCGGCCGCCCGGTACGCACCTTCGCCAACGGCACCGCCACGATGGAAGTGGCGCTGCGCGTCGCGGGCATCGGCCCCGGCGACGAGGTCATCACCACGCCCATCTCGTGGGTGGCCACCTCCAACGTGGTGCTGACGGTCGGCGCCCGGCCCGTCTTCGTCGACATCGACCCGGTCACCCGCAACATCGACCTGGACAAGATCGAGGCCGCCATCACGCCGCGCACGCGCGCGATCATGCCGGTCTACCTGTCGGGCCTGCCGGTGGACATGGACCGCCTGTACGACATCGCCCGCCGTCACAAGCTGCGCGTGGTGGAAGACGCCGCGCAGGCCATCGGCTCGCGCTGGAGCAACCAGCGCATCGGCCAGATCGGCGACCTGGTCAGCTTCAGCTTCCAGGCCAACAAGAACATCACCACCATCGAGGGCGGCGCGCTCGTGCTGAACACGCCGGAAGAAGCCGTGCTGGCCGAGAAATACCGCCTGCAGGGCGTGGTCCGCACCGGCTTCGACGGCATGGAAGTCGACGTGGTGGGCGGCAAGTTCAACCTGACCGACGTCAACGCCGCCATCGGCCTCGGCCAGTTCGCCCAGCTGGAGGCCATCACCGCGCGCCGCGCCGCGCTGGCCCGCCGCTACTTCGCCTCCATGCGCGCGGCCGACATCGAATCGTTCGGCATCGAGCTGCCGGTCGAGGATTTCGCGCACACCAACTGGCACATGTTCCAGATCGTGCTGCCGCTCGATCGCCTCAAGGTCGACCGCGCCGGCTTCATGGCCGGGCTGAAGGCCATGGGCATCGGCGCCGGCGTGCACTATCCGCCCATCCATCTGTTCAAGCTGTACCGTGAGCTCGGCTGGGGCCCGGGCATGTTCCCGGTGGCCGAGCGCATCGGGCGCGCCATCGTGACGCTGCCGATGTTCGCGGCCATGGAAGATTCCGACGTGGACCGCGTGGTCAATGCGGTCCGCCAACTCTGCATCCAATACCAATAA